In Chitinivibrionales bacterium, a single window of DNA contains:
- a CDS encoding L-rhamnose mutarotase — MKAFATLLVSLTLFTALSCDSEQQQAQSAETMMEAAKEAPAGPDTMIVLLGTLKEDSVERYIALHDSIPQQIITNLQSTGVTDLDIYRHDTKLILTIEKAAGAPRDTTKFDKEAEDTWQATTGACFDKKWVVAKSIFDMQDHMK, encoded by the coding sequence ATGAAAGCGTTTGCCACACTCCTTGTTTCCTTGACTCTTTTTACCGCTCTCTCCTGCGATTCCGAACAGCAGCAGGCACAGTCGGCCGAGACAATGATGGAAGCTGCAAAAGAAGCTCCGGCAGGACCGGATACCATGATTGTGCTTTTGGGCACGCTTAAAGAAGACAGTGTCGAGCGGTATATCGCCCTTCACGACAGTATCCCGCAGCAGATTATTACCAATCTTCAGTCCACCGGGGTCACCGATCTGGACATTTACCGCCATGACACAAAACTGATTCTGACAATCGAAAAAGCCGCCGGCGCTCCCCGGGACACCACAAAATTCGATAAAGAAGCAGAAGACACCTGGCAGGCAACGACCGGCGCGTGCTTCGATAAGAAGTGGGTAGTTGCAAAAAGCATCTTTGACATGCAGGATCATATGAAATAA
- a CDS encoding GntR family transcriptional regulator produces the protein MRSSAVDNARKHILSGIQESRYKTGDFLPRLKEIASEIGISVPTACKATGLLKGQGILEGSTGQRYKVSPNALQLCGDLLREIEQSKQRKGPSKRWERISENIRRRILNGHYSRDNPFPSIMELSYEYGSSFRTIRRALDFLCRENVLVPFNRSYAVRSLSAGTERNRIGFIVMADRTLKIQLSGLVEDFYRDLETECIRSNIILSQYSYLVREEEALRFYDYHGKPCDIDNSDNMLGYLFIVVAPEYKRDRILQHLSHRNKPVATLDLIGGWDFPRMGKRRNFRLFSSAVSSQCGKEIAQFLLGLGHQRIAYLSPFHQSLWSVNRLGGLSSTYHDAGLPDKVRGFTFNRPPKINIYYRDQAYTQCSIGPLQNAYQQWKKNIPDYFIPQFDTLFNFTIPERLLPWAEMYHDLDSLFEQAWAHRQITAWVAANDEVACRALDFLERKGVDVPGSISVVGFDDTLPALQQGLTSYNFNMRAMVRAMLDHVLHRSSPLLKQIHKPIELEGLIMERKTTGRNLK, from the coding sequence ATGCGATCAAGCGCAGTCGATAATGCTCGAAAGCATATTCTTTCGGGCATACAGGAATCCCGGTATAAAACCGGAGACTTTCTCCCGAGACTAAAGGAAATTGCCTCGGAAATCGGCATTTCGGTTCCCACAGCTTGCAAAGCGACCGGTTTATTGAAAGGTCAGGGAATTCTGGAAGGCAGTACCGGTCAGCGATACAAAGTTTCGCCCAATGCTCTTCAATTATGCGGCGATTTGCTCAGGGAAATTGAGCAGAGCAAACAGAGGAAAGGGCCATCAAAGAGATGGGAAAGAATTAGTGAAAACATCCGCCGCCGCATACTGAACGGACACTATTCGCGCGACAACCCATTCCCATCAATAATGGAGCTGTCTTATGAATACGGCTCCTCCTTTCGTACAATCAGGCGAGCGCTCGATTTTCTGTGCAGAGAAAACGTTCTCGTTCCTTTCAATCGGTCTTATGCAGTGAGATCATTGAGCGCAGGCACCGAACGGAACAGGATCGGCTTTATTGTTATGGCCGATCGTACATTGAAGATACAGCTTTCCGGTCTGGTGGAAGATTTCTATCGAGACCTTGAAACCGAATGTATCCGTTCAAATATTATACTATCACAATATTCTTACCTTGTTCGTGAAGAAGAGGCGCTCAGGTTTTATGATTATCACGGCAAGCCGTGTGATATTGACAATAGCGATAATATGCTCGGCTACCTGTTCATTGTTGTTGCTCCCGAATATAAACGAGACAGGATCCTCCAGCACCTGTCGCACCGGAACAAACCGGTTGCGACACTCGATCTTATTGGGGGATGGGATTTTCCCCGGATGGGAAAGCGACGGAATTTCCGCCTTTTCTCTTCCGCGGTTTCATCGCAGTGTGGCAAGGAGATCGCACAATTCCTGCTCGGTCTTGGTCATCAGCGAATTGCGTATCTATCGCCTTTTCATCAATCACTCTGGTCGGTTAATCGTCTGGGTGGTCTTTCTTCCACGTATCATGATGCGGGCCTGCCGGACAAAGTCCGGGGGTTCACCTTTAATCGTCCGCCAAAAATCAATATCTATTATCGAGACCAGGCGTATACACAGTGCAGCATCGGGCCATTGCAAAACGCATATCAGCAATGGAAAAAGAATATCCCTGACTATTTTATTCCCCAATTCGACACGCTGTTTAATTTCACCATTCCCGAACGTTTGCTTCCGTGGGCAGAGATGTATCATGATCTTGATTCGCTTTTCGAACAGGCTTGGGCTCACAGGCAAATCACGGCCTGGGTCGCGGCTAATGATGAAGTTGCGTGTCGCGCACTCGATTTTCTCGAAAGGAAGGGTGTCGATGTTCCCGGCAGCATTTCGGTGGTCGGTTTTGACGACACTCTCCCTGCGTTGCAGCAGGGGTTGACAAGTTATAATTTCAACATGCGTGCGATGGTGCGCGCCATGCTCGATCATGTGCTGCACCGGTCATCGCCGCTTTTAAAGCAGATCCACAAGCCGATTGAGCTTGAGGGGCTGATTATGGAACGGAAGACGACAGGGAGAAATCTGAAATAG